Proteins encoded by one window of Babylonia areolata isolate BAREFJ2019XMU chromosome 8, ASM4173473v1, whole genome shotgun sequence:
- the LOC143285299 gene encoding uncharacterized protein LOC143285299: MFEIPDDDDLFSEENLKDILHDISHCPKLQDQTDPTTASTTTASTGHSKQVHGPSGSSRTVDVTSISAEERGGQRLGSPKTKKMRVLTDVNYVPTTSAVVHNAKADEVSAGQRNCTDVSSKALSSHHAVAAVAMDTESDVALPSRRRSLRKFPGPAGILPPAKPSELASLAKKSPGTSPEIVPENSHRKPEEEVSGSQTGGELFGGAAWRSLTADLEPGADSVLTKFSVRAMLHKASRRLLPKGKVPLMVGVLESIDSQGTDASVVLRDATGQMQGTLHREALKDFSLDLQTGAALVLRQVSVISPSSRTHYLNITAGNIVAIYPADAQRAPTVLPSSPDLTTSAQPCREKTIKQCIRAAEIELLEAANAAKESALSRLRQRGSPAQNSSPVSPHVSAPPRPGLFSNTPRIPVARGSASGPFTPHRSGQGGSSAVTAPASGGRFTFKNPASASPQVRAPTPGNRAMAVGGGDKSEFRISGGGSSSFPQGSSSVHGGSRFSNTRQQQTPGTPPSRVAGLPQSSAQARISGHSVGNRLEPPTPYSACNTTTQAIASGTPSGSSASCYTSDRAAGIRLAGAPTSTDPSHSNTSAPQSSSQQQQSKWTFKRKGFDPTPTQAVSRPSAASANGEGKWPRLQAGGLPAHAPTDGSPVRGEGSGSSVPLQASVASAGWGPGMRSVAAAAQGAGGMWDDELDDDILSQLSDDF, from the exons GAAAATCTCAAAGACATTCTCCATGACATCAGCCACTGCCCTAAGCTACAGGACCAGACGGACCCCACAACTGCTAGTACTACAACTGCAAGCACTGGCCACAGCAAACAAGTCCATGGCCCATCAGGATCCAGTCGGACAGTGGATGTGACATCGATCAGTgctgaggagaggggtggacagCGGCTGGGCAGTCCCAAGACCAAGAAAATGAGAGTGCTGACAGACGTCAATTATGTGCCCACcacttccgctg TGGTTCACAATGCCAAGGCAGATGAAGTTTCAGCCGGTCAGAGAAACTGTACAGACGTTTCCAGCAAAGCTCTGTCTAGCCACCACGCTGTCGCTGCCGTGGCAATGGACACGGAGAGCGACGTGGCGCTGCCGTCGAGACGGCGAAGTCTGCGCAAATTTCCTGGTCCTGCGGGAATCCTACCTCCGGCT AAACCCTCGGAGCTGGCGTCTCTCGCGAAGAAAAGTCCTGGGACCAGCCCGGAGATTGTGCCTGAAAACTCCCACAGGAAGCCAGAG GAGGAGGTAAGCGGTTCACAGACAGGGGGGGAGCTGTTTGGGGGAGCGGCATGGCGGTCGTTGACTGCAGACCTGGAACCAGGGGCGGACAGCGTGCTGACCAAGTTCTCTGTACGAGCCATGCTGCATAAg gCCAGCAGAAGGCTTCTGCCGAAGGGCAAGGTTCCCCTGATGGTGGGGGTTCTGGAATCCATCGACTCCCAGGGCACCGACGCCAGTGTGGTGCTGCGTGATGCCACAG GTCAGATGCAAGGTACCCTGCACAGGGAGGCACTGAAAGACTTCAGTCTGGACCTGCAGACTGGCGCCGCCCTTGTGCTGAGACAG GTGAGCGTGATCAGCCCCTCCTCCCGGACCCACTACCTCAACATCACGGCCGGCAACATCGTCGCCATCTACCCGGCCGACGCTCAGCGAgcccccaccgtcctcccctcctccccggaCCTCACCACGTCTGCCCAGCCCTGCCGGGAGAAGACGATAAAGCAGTGCATCCGTGCTGCAGAAATCGAGCTTCTGGAGGCGGCCAACGCTGCCAAGGAGTCCGCACTGTCCCGGCTGCGTCAGCGCGGATCTCCCGCACAGAACTCTTCCCCTGTGTCCCCTCACGTCAGTGCCCCTCCACGTCCAGGACTGTTCAGTAACACTCCCCGCATTCCTGTAGCGAGGGGTTCGGCGTCCGGTCCTTTCACGCCTCACAGGTCTGGGCAGGGTGGGTCATCTGCCGTCACTGCTCCAGCCAGTGGTGGTCGGTTCACGTTTAAGAACCCGGCGTCTGCGTCACCGCAGGTGAGGGCGCCAACCCCTGGTAACAGAGCTATGGCCGTAGGTGGTGGTGACAAGTCAGAGTTCAggatcagtggtggtggtagctctTCGTTCCCACAAGGCTCCTCGTCGGTGCATGGTGGCTCACGGTTTTCTAACACAAGACAGCAGCAGACGCCCGGCACTCCACCCTCTCGTGTCGCTGGGCTGCCGCAGTCATCGGCGCAGGCCAGGATTTCTGGTCACAGTGTTGGTAACAGACTCGAACCACCTACGCCGTACAGTGCCTGCAACACCACGACCCAGGCTATAGCGTCTGGCACTCCATCCGGGAGCTCTGCCAGTTGTTACACGTCGGACAGGGCGGCAGGTATCAGGTTGGCAGGCGCGCCAACGTCCACAGACCCATCCCATAGTAACACCTCCGCCCCCCAGTCCTcctcacaacaacagcaatccaAATGGACCTTCAAACGTAAAGGGttcgaccccacccccacacaagcaGTGTCACGTCCCAGTGCTGCCAGTGCCAATGGTGAGGGGAAGTGGCCTCGGCTGCAGGCGGGGGGGCTCCCGGCACATGCCCCCACAGACGGTTCCCCTGTGAGGGGGGAAGGTTCCGGAAGCTCTGTACCCCTGCAGGCATCTGTGGCCTCGGCAGGGTGGGGTCCAGGGATGCGGAGCGTGGCTGCTGCAGCCCAGGGAGCTGGTGGCATGTGGGACGATG AGCTGGACGATGACATCCTGTCTCAGTTATCTGACGACTTCTGA
- the LOC143284855 gene encoding uncharacterized protein LOC143284855 isoform X2 yields MESVNVDRGRGKLQDAVALFRKLVSDSPERTQAHPWKFWRKLSTRRADGNKKPKSGATGSRYAAGSTANGGGRRTEWTHPSHLDLRPLSGTEEDEEYSGPSGSLPDVVVDKASHRRSNSLKAPPKPPRLFLFRSSSINHPRSSVDGGSARNSMVAATGGGGGGGESSGVDVLAEAEPIYVNSAFGAALKTGLSGNDRIIPPTVNNNNNTNSNNNNFDSKSIGERGGGRSEAMDVVQKHAPVHKPRRNGPLPPPPTSSTTTTTSTSNYHSLRRPSDTLSKRHPGRARRKSSERSDLSRHRHIMHSVVDLLCQRFNPFPLLKALQTAGVLTPMDVQAFQGHPDRKLICESLANVIGEGDYSLFTAFLRVVREAGGQEEIVRVLDAMGAVDRLIHDLPPTPPGAQEEEAQVLADEKMISYEVGYLAQDGTTLKPVIELERVRLTDRRLSQRMSRASGCSGDGEREVVDGGGGKVGGDMTSSVTSVSGGAGGGPVMINACITGHNLSGERAEALARVIREHDCILEMRMGKTQLRSGDVVTLCRALVDNSSLVSLDIRLNLLDFVGATAVAELLTKTRALRQLNLSSTGLDVAGCRAVLAALTSNRTLTHLDMSFLDVGDAVCESVRDALRANTCLQRLRLRSNNFSAAGCFALAEGLSRNRSLLELDLSRNCIGDDGMEALARYVPDSSLAEMSLENCGLTSSACDVLAQMLSSSKRLRTLDLSVNYLGDEGVVRLGAALERSSVLHTVGLNMCGITNDGFSALLDVLEKNASILLLKLCYNRLGREHRSPAATSDNLRYRLRIVTSSKPKLKILLWGNSFDEA; encoded by the coding sequence ACTCGCCCGAACGCACGCAGGCTCACCCATGGAAGTTCTGGCGCAAGCTGTCCACCCGACGCGCGGAcggcaacaaaaaacccaagtcCGGCGCCACGGGCAGCAGGTACGCCGCCGGCAGCACCGCTAACGGGGGAGGGCGCCGTACGGAGTGGACCCACCCCAGCCACCTGGACCTGCGGCCGCTGAGCGGGACCGAGGAAGACGAGGAGTACTCTGGGCCCAGCGGTTCCCTGCCGGACGTGGTGGTGGACAAGGCCTCGCACCGGCGCAGCAACAGCCTGAAGGCGCCGCCCAAGCCCCCCCGCCTCTTTCTCTTCCGTTCCTCCTCCATCAACCACCCCCGCAGCTCCGTGGATGGGGGGTCGGCGCGAAACTCCATGGTGGCGGCaacgggcgggggagggggagggggtgagagcaGTGGCGTGGACGTGCTGGCGGAAGCGGAGCCCATCTACGTCAACTCTGCCTTCGGGGCGGCGCTGAAAACAGGGCTGTCGGGCAACGACCGCATCATCCCACccaccgtcaacaacaacaacaacaccaacagcaacaacaacaactttgacaGTAAGTCcattggagagagaggaggagggaggagcgaAGCCATGGACGTGGTGCAGAAGCACGCCCCCGTCCACAAGCCGCGACGGAAcggacccctccccccaccgcctacctcctccaccaccaccaccacctccaccagcaacTACCACAGCCTGCGCAGACCCTCGGACACACTGAGCAAGCGTCACCCGGGGCGCGCCAGGCGCAAGTCCAGCGAGCGGTCGGACCTGAGCCGGCACAGGCACATCATGCACAGCGTTGTGGACCTCCTGTGCCAGCGCTTCAACCCCTTCCCTCTGCTGAAGGCGCTGCAGACTGCCGGGGTGCTGACGCCCATGGACGTGCAGGCCTTCCAGGGACACCCGGACCGCAAGCTGATCTGTGAGAGCCTGGCCAACGTGATCGGGGAGGGGGACTACTCCCTCTTCACGGCCTTCCTGCGGGTGGTGCGGGAGGCTGGGGGCCAGGAGGAGATCGTGCGGGTGCTGGACGCCATGGGGGCCGTGGACCGGCTGATCCACGatctgcccccaacacccccggGGGCCCAGGAGGAGGAGGCGCAGGTCCTGGCTGACGAGAAGATGATCTCCTATGAGGTGGGTTACCTGGCGCAGGACGGCACCACCCTCAAACCTGTCATCGAGCTGGAGCGGGTCAGGCTGACCGACAGGCGGCTGAGCCAGAGGATGTCACGAGCGTCTGGGTGTtctggggatggggagagggaggtggtggacggaggaggggggaaggttgggggggacATGACGAGCAGCGTGACGTCAGTCAGCGGTGGGGCTGGGGGCGGTCCGGTGATGATCAACGCTTGCATCACGGGCCACAACCTGAGCGGGGAGCGGGCAGAGGCCCTGGCGCGGGTCATCCGGGAGCACGACTGCATTCTGGAGATGCGGATGGGCAAGACGCAGCTACGCAGCGGGGATGTGGTGACGCTGTGCAGGGCCCTGGTGGACAACTCCTCCCTAGTGTCGCTGGACATCCGCCTCAACCTGCTGGACTTTGTCGGGGCCACGGCTGTGGCCGAGCTGCTGACCAAGACGCGGGCCCTGCGGCAGCTGAACCTGTCCTCCACGGGGCTGGACGTGGCCGGGTGCCGGGCCGTGCTGGCGGCCTTGACCTCCAACCGCACGCTGACCCACCTGGACATGAGCTTCCTGGACGTGGGCGATGCCGTCTGCGAGAGCGTGCGTGACGCGCTGCGGGCCAACACCTGCCTGCAGCGGCTGCGGCTGCGCAGCAACAACTTCTCGGCCGCCGGCTGCTTCGCGCTGGCCGAGGGCCTGAGCCGGAACCGCTCCCTTCTGGAACTGGACCTCAGCCGGAACTGCATCGGGGATGACGGCATGGAGGCTCTGGCACGTTACGTCCCAGACTCTTCCCTGGCGGAGATGAGTCTTGAAAACTGCGGGCTGACCTCTTCAGCCTGTGACGTCCTGGCTCAAATGCTGTCCAGCAGCAAGCGGCTACGCACGCTGGACCTGAGCGTCAACTACCTTGGTGACGAGGGTGTGGTGAGGCTGGGGGCGGCTCTGGAGCGGAGTTCCGTGCTCCACACGGTGGGGCTGAACATGTGCGGCATCACCAATGACGGGTTCTCGGCCCTGCTGGACGTGCTGGAGAAGAACGCCAGCATCCTGCTGCTCAAGCTGTGCTACAACCGCCTGGGCCGGGAGCACCGCAGCCCCGCCGCCACCTCCGACAACCTGCGCTACCGGCTGCGCATCGTCACCTCGTCCAAGCCCAAGCTGAAGATTCTGCTGTGGGGGAACTCCTTTGATGAGGCTTGA